A stretch of Balaenoptera ricei isolate mBalRic1 chromosome 9, mBalRic1.hap2, whole genome shotgun sequence DNA encodes these proteins:
- the FAM221A gene encoding protein FAM221A: MERLTLPAGGAAAVDEYVEYRRIVGEDDGGKLFTPEEYEEYKRKVLPMRLQNRLFVSWRSPTGMDCKLVGPETLCFCTHRYKQHKTDFETIPQQRPISLPCQVAGCPCRAYLYVPLNGMQPIRCRCKHFADQHSAGPGFMCNACSKCSGFHSCFTCACGQPAYAHDTVVETKQERLAQRKPVGRDVPYAAMGGLTGFSSLAEDYMRLDDSGIGAPSVEFLDSPVTAMDHPFLKAFQASSSSSPETLTDVGTSSQVPSLRKPEEDDMAFFERRYQERIKMEKAAKQKGKAPLPSTTKPS; the protein is encoded by the exons ATGGAGCGGCTGACGTTGCCCGCCGGCGGCGCGGCGGCCGTGGACGAGTACGTGGAGTACCGGAG AATTGTTGGTGAGGATGATGGAGGGAAACTTTTTACTCCTGAAGAATATGAAGAATACAAAAGAAAAGTCTTACCTATGCGTTTACAGAACAGATTATTCGTGAGCTGGCGATCACCAACTGGAATGGATTGTAAACTTGTGGGTCCAGAGACACTGTGTTTTTGTACCCATAG gTATAAGCAACATAAAACTGACTTTGAAACGATTCCTCAGCAGCGCCCCATCAGTCTGCCTTGTCAAGTGGCGGGCTGCCCATGCAGGGCTTACCTCTACGTGCCTCTGAATGGCATGCAGCCCATTCGCTGCAGGTGCAAGCACTTTGCTGATCAGCATAGTGCTGGGCCTGGCTTTATGTGCAATGCCT GTTCTAAGTGTTCAGGATTCCATAGTTGCTTCACTTGTGCTTGTGGTCAGCCTGCATATGCCCATGACACAGTAGTGGAAACTAAGCAAGAAAGACTGGCTCAGAGAAAACCAGTGGGACGGGATGTTCCTTATGCAGCAATGGGAGGACTAACTGGCTTTAGCTCGCTGGCAGAGGACTACATGCGATTAGATGACAGTGGAATTG GTGCACCTTCAGTTGAATTTTTAGACTCTCCAGTTACAGCCATGGACCACCCATTTCTAAAAGCATTTCAAGCATCATCTAGCTCTTCTCCAGAAACACTAACAGATG taGGTACAAGCAGTCAAGTTCCTTCCTTAAGGAAACCTGAAGAGGATGATATGGCTTTCTTTGAAAGACGATACCAGGAAAGG